Below is a genomic region from Chloroflexota bacterium.
GCCGCCTGGCCGCCGCTCGGACTCCTGATGCACCTGTCGGCCGGCGCGACGTTTGGCCTGCTGTTCGACCGGGTCGCCGCGCCGCGCCTGCGGGGGCCGATGTGGCTGCGCGGCGTCCTGCTGGCCCAGATCGAGAACACGACCCTCTGGCCGGTGGTGCTGCTCCTGGATCGGTCCCACGTCGCCGTCAAGCGCGGCCACCTCGCCCCGATGAGCACGCCGACGTACTTCCTCCAGGCCGTCTGGCGACACGCGGCGCTTGGCGCGGTCATCGGGCTGCTGCTGCCGCCCCCTGGGACCGCCGGCCAGCAGCAGGCCGGAACGGCAGGCTGACGGTCGTGGCCGAGCGCGTCTACGACGTCCTGGTCATTGGCGCGGGCATCGGCGGGCTCACCGCCGCCGCCCTCTGCGCTGATACCGGCCTGGATGTCGCCGTCCTCGAAGGTCACACCCGGCCGGGCGGCTGCGCTGGCGACTTTCTCCGGCGGGGCATCCTCTTCCCGGCCGGCGCGACGGTCGTGTTGGGCTTCGAGCCGGGCGGCCTGCACCGCTGGGTCTACGAGCGGCTGGACATCCCGATCTCGGCGCTGCCCCTCGACACCGCGATGACCGTCCACCTCCCGGACCGGCAGGTCACCATCTCCACGGATCGACGCCACTGGGAACACGAGCGGCAGCGGGCCTTCCCGAGCATCGGGCCGGGCGGCGACCGCTTCTGGGCCGATGTCAGGCGGCTTGCGGACACGGCGCACGATCTGGCGGCGGCACGCCCGAGCCTGCCGCTCCAGAGCGTCCGCGACCTCTGGAACGCCGCCCGCCTCGCCCGCCCGAGCCTGCTGGCCGCCGCGCCGACACTCTGGCAGAGCGTGGCGGACCTGCTCGCCTCGGCCGGCATCGCCGGGGACGTGCCGCACCGACGTTTTGTCGACAACCAGTTGCTGATCTCGATGCAGTGCCTGGCCGACGAGGCCGTCGCCATGAACGGCGCGCTGGCACTCGACGTGTACCGGCGGGGCGTCTTCCACCTGCCGCACGGCACGGCGACCATCGCGCAGGATCTGGTGCGAGCGCTCGAAGCGCGGGGCGCCGCTTGCCACTTCCGCACCTGGGTGCGCCGCGTGCAACGGACCCTCGGCCTGTGGGCCGTGACGACGGCCGACGACGATCGCCTGCTGGCCAGAACGGTGATCGCCAACATTCCGACGCCCGATCTTGCGCTGATGGTCGACGAGCCGCCGCCTCAGCTTGTCCGTGCTCCCCACGAGCGCGTGCAGCCGTGGGGGGCCGTGGTTTGCTACGCCGCGCTCGACGCGACGGACCTCCCGGGACCGTTTCCCCAGTACCACCAGATCGTCGAGACGTACTCGGACGAGCTTGAGGACGGCGCAAGCAGCTTCCTGTCCATCTTCGGGCCGCAGCCGCCGCGTCACCCGTCCATCGCCACGCTGTCCATCTCGACCCATACCCGGGTCGATCCGTGGTGGCGGCTGGCCAGCCGGCCGGCCTACCTGGAGCGGAAAGCCAGGATCGGGGAACGCCTGCTGGCTGCCGCCGAGCGGGTCGTGCCCGGTCTCCGCGGCAAGATCATCTTCTCGGAGGTGGCGACACCCCGCGGCTACTGGCGCTGGACCGGCCGCCACGAGGGACGAGTCGGCGGCGTGCCACAGTCGCTGCGCCACGCCAACCTGCGGGCCCAGTCCCACCGGACCGGACTGCCGGGCCTGTTCCAGTGCGGCGACTCCGTCTTCCCCGGACAGGGCACCATCGGCGTCACGCTCAGCGGGTTGAACGCATCCCGCGACGCACTGCGGCATCTCGACGAGCACCGACGTCGCACGCGCGCCGGGCGGGGCCGTCCCGGTGGGAGAGCGGCCACAGCCGTCGAGGTCCGCCCGTGAGCGTGCGGGCGTGGCGACGTTCCGCCCGCTACGGCGCGCCGTTCGGTCAGATCATGCGGCAGCATGCGCGAACCTTCTCGCTGGCAGCCCGCTTTCTGGACCCGAACCGACGCGCGGCCACCGAGGTGCTCTACGCCTTCTTTCGGACGGTCGACGACCTGGTGGACGAGCGCCCGGCAGACGCCGACCTCCGCGAGATCCACGTTGAGCTGGAACGCTGGCACAGGCTCGTATCCGATCCGGAGGCGGCCCAGGTATCATGCTCACCACTGGCGCGCGCACTCGGGCGGGTGATGACCGAGCACGCCATCCCGCCCGCCTACCTGCATGCTCTGCTGGATGGGCTGACCGACGACCTGGACAACCGCCCGATCCTGACGTTCCCCGATCTCGAACGGTACGCCTTTCGCGTGGCCGGGACGGTCGGGCTGGCCATGTGCCACGTCCTCGGCGCGACGACCCCGAGCGCGCTGACCGCCGCCTCCGCTGTCGGCATCGGCATGCAGCTCACCAACATCGTTCGCGACGTGGACGCCGACCTGCGCCAGGGCCGAATCTACCTGCCGGCCGAGGAGATCGCGCGGTTCGGCGGGGCCGAGGAGGCGTTGCAGCGTCGGCGGATGTCGCCGGCCCTGGGCGACCTGCTTCAGCTGCACGTCGAGCGCGCCGACCGCTACTACCTGGCAGGCTCGGCTGGTGTGCCGGAGCTGCCCGCGCGCGTCCGCTACCCGATCCTGGTCGCCATCGATCTCTACCGCGAGATCCTGCGGGCGGTCGAGCGCCGGGCGCTGAACGTCTTTGACGGCCGGGTCGTCGTGGGCCGGCCGCGAAAGGCGCTGCTGGCCGGGCGGGTGGCGCTGCGACAGTTGACCGGCTACGCGCAGCCGACCCGTACGCCCCTGGACGTGCTGGGGCCGGCCGCGCTCTCCGAGCTTCAGCGGGTGGGGGTCCAGCCCGGCGCACGCCGCGCCACCCCTGACAATCAGCCAGCGCTGGCCAGCGCATGAGGACGATGCGGTTGCGTTTGTCCACGTCTGTCGACTGGTGAGGCACCGATGACACGGATCGTCGTGATTGGCAGCGGCTTCGGCGGGCTGGCCTCGGCGTTGCGCTTGCAGGCACGCGGCTACGAGGTCACGCTGCTGGAGAAGCGGTCCCGGCCGGGCGGCAGAGCGTATCAGCTCAAGGATGGCGGCTACACCTTCGACATGGGGCCGAGCATCATCACGGCCCCGGACCTGCTCGACGACCTGTTCTCGTCGGCGGGCGTCCGCCTGGACCAGTACCTGACGCTGAAACCGCTGGAGCCGTACTACCGCATCTACTTTGGCGACGGCCGCC
It encodes:
- a CDS encoding FAD-dependent oxidoreductase: MAERVYDVLVIGAGIGGLTAAALCADTGLDVAVLEGHTRPGGCAGDFLRRGILFPAGATVVLGFEPGGLHRWVYERLDIPISALPLDTAMTVHLPDRQVTISTDRRHWEHERQRAFPSIGPGGDRFWADVRRLADTAHDLAAARPSLPLQSVRDLWNAARLARPSLLAAAPTLWQSVADLLASAGIAGDVPHRRFVDNQLLISMQCLADEAVAMNGALALDVYRRGVFHLPHGTATIAQDLVRALEARGAACHFRTWVRRVQRTLGLWAVTTADDDRLLARTVIANIPTPDLALMVDEPPPQLVRAPHERVQPWGAVVCYAALDATDLPGPFPQYHQIVETYSDELEDGASSFLSIFGPQPPRHPSIATLSISTHTRVDPWWRLASRPAYLERKARIGERLLAAAERVVPGLRGKIIFSEVATPRGYWRWTGRHEGRVGGVPQSLRHANLRAQSHRTGLPGLFQCGDSVFPGQGTIGVTLSGLNASRDALRHLDEHRRRTRAGRGRPGGRAATAVEVRP
- a CDS encoding phytoene/squalene synthase family protein, translating into MSVRAWRRSARYGAPFGQIMRQHARTFSLAARFLDPNRRAATEVLYAFFRTVDDLVDERPADADLREIHVELERWHRLVSDPEAAQVSCSPLARALGRVMTEHAIPPAYLHALLDGLTDDLDNRPILTFPDLERYAFRVAGTVGLAMCHVLGATTPSALTAASAVGIGMQLTNIVRDVDADLRQGRIYLPAEEIARFGGAEEALQRRRMSPALGDLLQLHVERADRYYLAGSAGVPELPARVRYPILVAIDLYREILRAVERRALNVFDGRVVVGRPRKALLAGRVALRQLTGYAQPTRTPLDVLGPAALSELQRVGVQPGARRATPDNQPALASA